Proteins from a genomic interval of Diaphorobacter sp. HDW4A:
- a CDS encoding efflux RND transporter periplasmic adaptor subunit, whose product MSFPTLKAAGTSSRTKTLALSAVGVAVLAAVGYGWWAWATQQTTVADKDASEAVAQPNAGGVHLNATQLRAQGVETALVKDAAVIPLDSLPAQTVAPLSASAQVVAPYGGVVTRVLVDEGAAVRQGQALARIQSKDVLASQADLARARTEAAVATAQARRDATLLAEGIIPATRNEQTQARAAAAQSTLQEANGALARLRPVSGGQAGEYELLAPLSGRVMRRHLSLGQAVAPLDIAFIVAQPGPLDVSVAVPLRWRSDLHPGLEVRLPDGTIARVTAVGGDTDLSSQSLRVRARVDADQAGADRYAAGQQISVALLLPAPQGTLSVPSSALLPAGSAHVVYVAEPSSQDKHGDLRVRAVPVRLLGQDESEASSAVRAVSPDTAPLAAGMQVVVRGTALLKSMIPLQ is encoded by the coding sequence ATGAGCTTCCCGACCTTGAAAGCGGCGGGCACCTCCAGCCGAACCAAGACCTTGGCCCTGTCCGCCGTCGGTGTGGCAGTTCTGGCTGCCGTAGGGTACGGCTGGTGGGCTTGGGCAACCCAGCAGACAACCGTAGCCGATAAAGACGCGAGCGAAGCTGTCGCCCAACCGAACGCTGGCGGCGTTCACCTCAATGCCACTCAGCTTCGCGCGCAGGGTGTGGAAACCGCACTCGTCAAGGATGCTGCAGTGATACCGCTGGATAGCTTACCCGCGCAGACGGTGGCACCACTCTCGGCTAGCGCGCAGGTCGTGGCGCCATATGGCGGTGTGGTGACGCGCGTTCTGGTCGATGAAGGCGCCGCAGTGCGCCAAGGTCAGGCACTGGCGCGCATCCAGAGCAAGGACGTTCTGGCGTCTCAGGCTGATCTGGCGCGTGCCCGCACCGAAGCGGCGGTGGCTACGGCGCAGGCCCGGCGCGATGCCACGCTCTTGGCCGAGGGCATCATCCCAGCCACGCGCAACGAGCAAACCCAGGCGCGCGCGGCGGCTGCGCAAAGTACGTTGCAAGAGGCCAATGGCGCCCTCGCACGGCTTCGACCCGTTAGCGGCGGGCAGGCCGGCGAGTATGAATTGCTGGCGCCTTTGTCCGGGCGGGTGATGCGTCGTCACCTGAGCCTCGGGCAGGCGGTCGCGCCGCTCGACATCGCCTTCATAGTGGCTCAGCCTGGCCCGCTGGATGTCAGCGTCGCGGTTCCGCTGCGCTGGCGCTCGGATCTCCACCCAGGCTTGGAAGTGCGTCTTCCCGATGGCACGATCGCTCGCGTGACGGCTGTTGGTGGCGACACTGACCTCAGTAGTCAGAGCCTGCGGGTACGTGCCCGCGTCGATGCAGATCAGGCAGGGGCAGACCGCTATGCGGCCGGGCAGCAGATCAGTGTCGCGCTGTTGCTGCCAGCACCGCAGGGCACCTTGAGCGTGCCATCGTCCGCACTGCTGCCAGCGGGCAGCGCCCACGTGGTCTACGTTGCTGAGCCGTCATCGCAAGACAAGCACGGCGACCTACGCGTCCGCGCTGTTCCGGTGCGACTGCTGGGGCAAGACGAATCAGAGGCGTCAAGCGCCGTGCGTGCCGTCTCGCCAGACACTGCGCCGCTTGCGGCAGGCATGCAGGTCGTCGTGCGCGGTACGGCACTGCTTAAATCCATGATTCCATTGCAATGA
- a CDS encoding cytochrome b, giving the protein MDIKNSEYRFSPLVIGLHWLTVILIIAVYASMELRGLAPKGALRDAMKSLHYLLGLSVLVIVVIRIGVRIQAGVKPAIQPPMPRWQATLADGMHYALYSFMLAMPLLGWLTLSAAGKPIVLFGLPVPSLIGTDVALSRQLKDVHEALATLGYVLIGLHAMAALLHHYVMRDNTVVRMLPGRRP; this is encoded by the coding sequence ATGGACATCAAGAATTCCGAATACCGTTTCAGTCCCTTGGTCATAGGCTTGCACTGGCTGACCGTGATTCTCATCATTGCGGTCTATGCGAGCATGGAATTGCGCGGACTGGCACCCAAGGGAGCCTTGAGAGACGCCATGAAGTCCTTGCACTACCTGCTGGGCCTCAGCGTTCTGGTGATCGTCGTGATCCGTATCGGGGTGCGCATCCAGGCGGGCGTGAAGCCCGCGATCCAACCACCCATGCCACGCTGGCAGGCCACGCTCGCCGATGGCATGCACTATGCGCTCTACAGCTTCATGCTCGCCATGCCGCTGCTCGGATGGCTCACCTTGAGTGCGGCGGGCAAGCCGATTGTTCTGTTTGGCTTGCCCGTTCCCTCTCTGATCGGCACCGACGTTGCTTTGTCGCGCCAACTCAAGGATGTCCATGAGGCGCTGGCGACATTGGGCTATGTCTTGATCGGATTGCATGCGATGGCGGCGCTGTTGCACCACTACGTCATGCGTGACAACACAGTGGTTCGCATGCTTCCCGGTCGACGCCCCTGA
- a CDS encoding VIT family protein — translation MTKFHHRAHPESHRTEHIGWLRAAVLGANDGIISTASLVAGVAAAHASHASIMTTAIAGLVAGAMSMAAGEFVSVYSQADTEKADLAREQDELNRSPHAEHRELAAIYVRRGLDHRLADQVATQLMAHDALGAHARDELGISETLSARPLQAAMASAGSFAVGAAMPLAVVLLAPEQSLLYWIVATAIVFLALLGAAAAAVGGTPLFKSALRVAFWGTFAMAVTAGVGAMFGTAV, via the coding sequence ATGACCAAATTTCACCACCGCGCCCACCCTGAAAGTCACCGCACTGAACATATCGGATGGCTGCGCGCCGCTGTTCTGGGTGCCAATGACGGCATCATTTCCACGGCCAGCCTAGTTGCAGGCGTGGCTGCTGCCCATGCAAGCCATGCCAGCATCATGACCACGGCCATCGCGGGGTTGGTAGCCGGCGCCATGTCCATGGCTGCAGGCGAGTTCGTGTCGGTCTATTCACAAGCTGATACGGAAAAGGCAGATCTGGCACGGGAACAAGATGAACTGAACCGTAGTCCGCATGCAGAGCATCGGGAACTGGCCGCCATCTACGTCCGGCGTGGCCTGGATCATCGGCTCGCGGATCAAGTCGCCACGCAGTTGATGGCACATGATGCGCTGGGCGCGCACGCGCGCGATGAACTGGGCATTTCTGAAACGCTGAGCGCTCGCCCGCTGCAAGCTGCAATGGCGTCCGCCGGGAGCTTCGCCGTGGGCGCGGCCATGCCGCTGGCTGTGGTTCTGCTGGCGCCAGAGCAGAGCCTGCTCTATTGGATCGTCGCGACGGCGATTGTCTTCCTGGCCCTGCTCGGCGCTGCGGCTGCTGCCGTGGGTGGTACGCCGCTCTTCAAAAGTGCGCTGCGCGTCGCGTTCTGGGGCACATTTGCCATGGCGGTGACAGCGGGCGTGGGAGCCATGTTCGGCACTGCGGTGTAG
- a CDS encoding HAMP domain-containing sensor histidine kinase yields MQRRLAASLVICIGGTFAILFPVLDYWIDHEIYRRMDTTLMQRSAAVGRVLQELDARKLESLMPEYEHGGHTEFFTVFDSQTHRALLRSPSSAGAELSLGPVEQGTPRYYDVTLPDGHAGRALATRVSVTGERSQLLVVATERRDWDQTERRIHFALLGGIVLATLLATGLALLMVRHIVVMLERVGEQLADLRSDRPIARIGADFPRELRPFAEAFNQGLHHLYAAIVRERRFSRDVAHELRTPLAEIRISAESALIDADPARIQRALNAMIQASSRMQRSVDTLLLLARLESGQHTLALDPLDLTALLQELLAGLNVQKMAPKSPIRVTLPESAWVQSDQGVIERILSNLLRNAIEYAPEGDDIQCRLELEASGWMLTIVNTAPNLQASDLDQFGLRFWRKDSEGGTAHHAGLGLALALALAHAIDLPLAFSLDNGRLSARLGPWPPLL; encoded by the coding sequence TTGCAGCGGCGGCTGGCTGCCAGCTTGGTGATCTGCATTGGAGGAACCTTCGCGATCCTGTTTCCCGTCCTCGACTACTGGATTGACCACGAAATCTATCGACGGATGGATACCACCCTGATGCAACGATCAGCGGCGGTGGGGCGCGTGCTGCAGGAGTTGGATGCGAGAAAGCTCGAAAGCCTCATGCCGGAATATGAGCATGGCGGGCATACCGAGTTCTTCACGGTCTTCGATTCACAGACCCACCGGGCCTTGCTACGGTCTCCCAGCAGTGCAGGCGCCGAGCTATCGCTTGGCCCGGTGGAGCAAGGCACCCCGCGCTATTACGACGTGACACTTCCGGATGGCCACGCGGGCCGCGCGCTGGCGACGCGCGTGTCGGTAACTGGAGAGAGGTCTCAGCTATTAGTCGTCGCAACAGAACGCCGGGATTGGGATCAAACCGAGCGGCGCATCCACTTTGCGCTCTTGGGCGGTATTGTGCTGGCAACGCTGCTAGCGACGGGCCTGGCGCTGCTCATGGTTCGGCATATCGTGGTCATGCTGGAGCGGGTCGGCGAGCAACTGGCCGATCTGCGTTCGGATCGGCCGATTGCGCGGATCGGAGCGGACTTTCCCCGTGAACTGCGTCCGTTTGCCGAAGCCTTCAATCAGGGCTTGCATCACCTGTATGCGGCCATTGTCCGCGAGCGCCGCTTCTCCCGCGATGTGGCCCACGAGTTGCGCACGCCCCTGGCGGAAATCCGCATCAGCGCAGAAAGCGCTTTGATCGATGCCGACCCGGCCCGAATCCAGCGCGCCCTGAATGCAATGATCCAGGCCAGTTCACGCATGCAGCGCAGTGTGGACACTCTGCTGTTGTTGGCGCGTCTTGAGTCCGGCCAACACACACTGGCGCTGGATCCTCTGGATCTGACAGCTTTGCTGCAAGAGTTACTGGCGGGACTCAACGTCCAGAAAATGGCACCCAAGTCACCCATCCGCGTGACTTTGCCTGAATCAGCATGGGTGCAAAGTGATCAGGGCGTGATCGAACGCATCCTCTCCAACCTCTTGCGCAATGCCATTGAATACGCGCCCGAAGGCGACGACATTCAATGTAGGTTGGAGCTCGAGGCATCCGGCTGGATGTTAACCATCGTTAACACAGCTCCCAATTTGCAGGCATCCGATCTAGATCAATTCGGCCTTCGCTTCTGGCGCAAGGATTCCGAAGGCGGCACGGCGCATCACGCTGGACTGGGACTGGCGCTGGCCCTGGCTCTCGCGCATGCCATAGACCTGCCGCTGGCGTTCTCACTGGACAACGGTCGGCTGTCCGCGCGGCTTGGCCCTTGGCCACCGCTGCTCTGA
- a CDS encoding response regulator transcription factor — protein sequence MRVLIVEDSQTLAEALSQSLQSEGYACDTAADGVSALKFLASYRYDAIILDLMLPRLDGFGVLRALGREAHAAPVLVLSARELLDDRVRALDAGADDYLTKPFELAELLARLRALVRRPPQRDVPVLRHGDLEVDPRSRIARFKCIDLGLTPKEYGLLDLLLRRRGATLSRSQIFEHLYDSRSDASDKVVEVIVSTLRTKLAQCGLDELIVTRRGFGYILP from the coding sequence ATGCGCGTATTGATCGTGGAAGACTCGCAAACGCTGGCCGAAGCCCTGAGCCAGAGCCTTCAGTCGGAAGGCTATGCCTGCGATACAGCAGCCGATGGCGTGTCCGCGCTGAAGTTTCTTGCCAGCTACCGGTACGACGCCATCATTCTGGACTTGATGCTGCCCCGGCTGGACGGCTTTGGCGTGTTGCGCGCATTGGGCCGGGAGGCCCATGCCGCACCGGTGTTGGTGCTCTCCGCGCGCGAACTGCTCGACGACCGGGTGCGGGCCTTGGATGCGGGTGCCGATGACTACCTGACAAAACCCTTCGAGCTAGCCGAACTGCTGGCTCGCCTGCGGGCGCTAGTACGGCGTCCGCCGCAACGGGACGTTCCAGTTCTGCGCCACGGCGATCTGGAGGTCGATCCGCGCTCGCGCATCGCGAGGTTCAAGTGCATTGATCTTGGGCTCACGCCGAAGGAGTATGGACTGCTCGACTTGCTGCTGCGTCGGCGCGGCGCCACGCTGTCGCGCTCGCAGATTTTTGAACATTTGTACGACAGCCGCAGCGATGCATCGGACAAAGTGGTAGAGGTGATCGTCAGCACCTTGCGAACCAAGCTTGCCCAGTGCGGCCTGGATGAACTGATCGTGACACGCCGTGGCTTCGGCTACATCCTGCCCTGA
- a CDS encoding ferric reductase-like transmembrane domain-containing protein, translated as MKRIIWTFWFFALALSALWLFTDTLWPAQSNYFALRTVWIQYSGVLAIGAMSVAMMLATRPAWLEPSLNGLDKIYRLHKWLGIAALTAATVHWLWAQGTKWAVGWGWLTRPARKPRATADSMGSIESALRGWRGLAEDLGEWAFYAVAVLLVLALVKRFPYRLFAKTHHWMAAIYLVLAFHTLVLVQFSYWAQPVGWALAMLLASGTVSAVWVLLGRVGAQRTAHGVIESLQTYPALNVLETTLRMDPGWPGHRPGQFAFAMSNPKEGPHPYTLASAWVPEDRRITFITKALGDHTRRLPERLRVGDQVTVEGPYGCFTFDDEKARQIWIGAGIGITPFIARMKYLAQHKGQDARPVDLFHPTSDVDPQAIEKLRADSQAAGVVLHLLIDKQNGRLTGERLRAMVPGWKDASVWFCGPTAFGRALRADLLAQGLEPEAFHQELFEMR; from the coding sequence ATGAAGAGAATAATTTGGACGTTCTGGTTTTTTGCGCTGGCATTGAGCGCTTTATGGCTTTTTACCGATACGCTCTGGCCTGCACAGTCCAACTACTTCGCCCTGCGAACGGTATGGATTCAATACAGCGGCGTACTGGCCATCGGCGCGATGTCCGTGGCGATGATGTTGGCCACGCGCCCGGCGTGGCTGGAGCCCAGCTTGAACGGACTGGACAAGATATACCGCCTGCACAAGTGGCTCGGCATCGCTGCTCTGACCGCTGCAACAGTACACTGGCTGTGGGCGCAGGGTACTAAATGGGCCGTAGGCTGGGGCTGGCTGACGCGCCCCGCGCGCAAGCCCCGCGCAACGGCCGATTCAATGGGCTCCATTGAATCGGCGCTGCGTGGCTGGCGTGGACTGGCCGAGGACTTGGGCGAATGGGCCTTCTACGCCGTCGCCGTGCTACTGGTGCTGGCTTTGGTTAAGCGCTTTCCCTACCGGCTGTTCGCCAAGACGCACCACTGGATGGCAGCGATCTACTTGGTGCTGGCCTTCCACACCTTGGTGTTGGTGCAGTTCTCCTACTGGGCCCAGCCCGTGGGCTGGGCTTTGGCTATGCTGCTGGCGAGCGGCACGGTATCGGCGGTGTGGGTGCTGCTGGGCCGAGTCGGTGCGCAGCGCACCGCGCACGGTGTCATCGAATCGCTGCAGACCTACCCTGCGCTGAACGTGCTGGAAACCACCCTGCGGATGGACCCGGGCTGGCCCGGCCACCGGCCCGGACAGTTTGCCTTCGCCATGTCCAACCCGAAAGAAGGCCCGCACCCCTACACGCTAGCCTCAGCCTGGGTGCCGGAAGACCGGCGCATTACCTTCATCACCAAGGCGCTGGGCGACCACACCCGCCGGCTGCCTGAGCGCCTACGGGTAGGCGACCAGGTAACGGTCGAGGGGCCTTACGGCTGCTTCACTTTCGACGACGAGAAGGCCCGCCAGATCTGGATCGGCGCCGGCATCGGTATCACGCCATTCATTGCGCGCATGAAGTATTTGGCGCAGCATAAAGGCCAAGACGCACGCCCGGTCGATTTGTTTCATCCTACGAGCGACGTTGATCCGCAGGCCATCGAGAAACTGCGCGCCGACAGCCAGGCGGCCGGCGTTGTGCTGCACCTGCTCATCGACAAGCAGAACGGTCGCCTGACGGGTGAACGCCTGCGTGCCATGGTGCCGGGTTGGAAAGACGCCAGCGTCTGGTTCTGCGGCCCCACGGCCTTCGGCCGCGCGTTGCGCGCCGACCTGCTGGCCCAGGGGCTCGAGCCGGAGGCGTTCCACCAAGAGCTTTTCGAGATGCGCTGA